In Sulfuracidifex metallicus DSM 6482 = JCM 9184, a single window of DNA contains:
- a CDS encoding HAD-IIA family hydrolase translates to MNLGKYDLIVSDVDGVILMEGEPIWENIKALRELTSKGKKLALVTNNSGFNRVLLSRQISYLGLDVNPSLIITSSVSAATYLKERGNVQSVFVVGEEGLSDELKGFGFKVLTVSDANENLPDSVVVGLDRLSNYDKLSLAMRCISKGSLFVATNMDKLWPSKEGLKLGAGALVKAISFALNREPDFVAGKPNPWMLKVVMERSGVTDKDRIVVIGDQLETDVKMGNDEGIDTILVQTGISKEEDIDRVMIKPTYIVNNLLDLL, encoded by the coding sequence TTGAATCTAGGCAAGTATGACTTAATAGTTAGTGACGTTGACGGAGTAATATTAATGGAAGGAGAACCAATATGGGAAAACATAAAGGCACTAAGGGAACTGACTTCTAAAGGTAAAAAGCTAGCTCTTGTGACTAATAATTCTGGTTTTAATAGGGTCTTACTCTCTAGGCAAATATCTTATCTGGGCCTGGACGTGAATCCTTCCCTCATAATTACAAGCTCAGTCTCTGCAGCTACTTATCTTAAGGAAAGAGGCAACGTTCAAAGTGTCTTCGTGGTTGGAGAAGAAGGCTTGTCTGATGAACTTAAAGGGTTTGGTTTCAAGGTACTAACGGTAAGTGATGCCAATGAAAACTTACCAGATAGCGTAGTTGTGGGTTTAGATAGACTTAGCAATTACGATAAATTATCTTTAGCTATGAGATGTATTAGCAAAGGATCTCTCTTCGTAGCAACTAACATGGATAAGCTATGGCCTTCAAAGGAAGGACTTAAGTTGGGGGCTGGAGCTTTAGTTAAGGCAATTTCCTTTGCGCTAAACAGGGAACCTGATTTCGTAGCAGGTAAACCTAATCCGTGGATGTTAAAGGTAGTAATGGAAAGGTCAGGCGTTACGGATAAAGATAGAATAGTGGTGATCGGAGATCAACTGGAGACAGACGTAAAGATGGGAAATGATGAAGGAATAGATACTATTTTGGTTCAAACTGGAATATCTAAGGAGGAAGACATAGATAGGGTCATGATAAAACCTACTTATATTGTAAACAACCTTCTTGATTTGCTCTAA
- a CDS encoding DUF2070 family protein has translation MNSEELTRHYYSKLKGLPDFKKIAVFSILEYALIVGRSLETSLLTLLYAFILYFSLISIIFLKNFKTAMFLGDVTALPYLILSLFSFSIFAFGFTLPILSFSMLLRYGEKKSLMFSLLISLLPIVFFPKEVVIYLIYLAAVSFLYYLYLWSINKKGKDIVGIASLTILRPFMKAVMEKDSKPLDNFFEKTSEEKEIHIALIRLDDKILVIPQIHFGIFGNQGSARLPYKIEGEIKDAIVFHGPGSHEINLATAKESDRIASILKGRIEDEKEWQEAVFNGITFHNIGNFQATRLDFSKFSISFLESPISGLMTYQSNFGKKLLNTIIL, from the coding sequence GTGAACTCCGAAGAACTTACCAGACACTACTACTCAAAGCTGAAAGGTTTACCCGACTTTAAAAAGATAGCAGTCTTCAGCATTCTTGAGTATGCGTTAATAGTAGGAAGATCTTTGGAAACAAGCCTACTTACCTTGCTTTATGCCTTTATCCTTTATTTTTCCCTAATCTCTATTATATTCCTAAAGAACTTCAAAACTGCAATGTTTCTAGGTGACGTTACAGCTCTGCCTTACCTCATATTATCACTCTTTTCCTTTTCCATTTTCGCATTTGGCTTTACGTTACCCATACTTTCATTTTCCATGCTCTTAAGATATGGGGAGAAGAAGTCGTTGATGTTTAGTCTCTTAATTTCTCTGCTCCCAATAGTATTTTTTCCCAAAGAAGTTGTAATTTATCTGATCTACTTGGCTGCGGTTTCATTTCTATACTATCTTTACCTATGGAGCATAAACAAGAAGGGTAAAGACATAGTGGGTATAGCTTCGTTAACCATACTCAGGCCATTCATGAAGGCAGTCATGGAAAAGGATTCAAAACCTTTAGATAATTTCTTTGAAAAAACTTCAGAGGAAAAAGAGATACATATAGCGTTAATTAGATTAGACGACAAGATTCTAGTTATTCCGCAGATCCACTTTGGGATCTTCGGAAATCAGGGAAGTGCAAGACTGCCTTACAAAATTGAGGGGGAGATAAAAGACGCAATAGTCTTCCATGGTCCAGGTAGTCACGAAATTAACTTAGCTACAGCCAAAGAATCGGATAGAATAGCATCTATATTGAAAGGAAGGATTGAGGATGAAAAAGAATGGCAAGAAGCTGTATTCAATGGAATAACCTTCCATAACATAGGAAACTTTCAAGCTACACGCTTAGATTTCTCAAAATTCAGCATCTCATTTCTAGAGAGCCCAATTTCGGGATTGATGACCTACCAGAGCAACTTTGGGAAGAAATTATTAAATACAATAATTTTGTAG
- a CDS encoding isoaspartyl peptidase/L-asparaginase, whose protein sequence is MISSIPVIILHGGAGYWEGKDLHEVEKAIREATERGFEEFSSGSSIEAVVEAISFMEDSGLFDAGKGSVKNSEGNVEMDAGLMDGKTMSAGSVVLVNSGNPIREALKVMRKGKHVIIAKGIQTTSSFHDSGGDTVGAVALDKEGRIVAGTSTGGISGKDPGRIGDSPIPGAGFYATERIGVSSTGIGEIILKTLPAKEVDILFSMGLTLDNAIRSSVDKVTSIFGKGNIGMIGLSKYGEVSAHFNTNGMPRCFKNSEKTQCLIYKGDFQ, encoded by the coding sequence GTGATATCTTCTATTCCTGTGATTATTTTACATGGTGGAGCAGGCTATTGGGAAGGGAAAGATTTACATGAAGTTGAGAAAGCTATCAGGGAAGCCACGGAGAGGGGCTTTGAGGAATTCAGCTCTGGCTCGTCCATAGAAGCGGTAGTAGAAGCAATATCCTTTATGGAGGACTCTGGGCTCTTCGACGCTGGTAAGGGTAGCGTAAAGAACAGTGAAGGAAATGTTGAAATGGATGCCGGTTTGATGGACGGGAAAACTATGAGTGCAGGTTCGGTGGTTCTTGTCAATTCTGGGAATCCAATCAGGGAGGCATTGAAAGTTATGAGAAAAGGTAAACACGTAATTATAGCTAAGGGAATTCAGACAACGTCTAGCTTTCATGACTCTGGGGGAGACACAGTAGGAGCCGTTGCCTTAGACAAGGAAGGAAGAATAGTGGCAGGCACCAGTACAGGAGGAATATCTGGAAAGGATCCAGGGAGGATAGGAGATTCTCCAATACCCGGCGCAGGTTTCTACGCTACTGAGAGAATAGGTGTATCTTCAACTGGAATAGGAGAGATAATATTGAAGACGCTTCCAGCAAAGGAGGTTGACATCTTGTTTTCTATGGGTTTAACATTGGATAACGCTATAAGATCTTCAGTTGATAAGGTCACTTCGATATTTGGTAAAGGAAATATAGGAATGATAGGATTAAGTAAATATGGTGAGGTTTCTGCCCATTTTAACACAAACGGAATGCCAAGATGTTTTAAGAATAGTGAAAAGACTCAATGTCTTATATATAAGGGTGATTTCCAGTGA
- a CDS encoding phosphoesterase, whose product MKTLVLSNIRFPEPHIESTLSTIIKKEEPETIVLDGDTTQCYWDYECPRVIDVLYVIRSIAPWAQVVYVQGDMDPHAVKCITAEPRYREEIIGTTMYITEAASVKYYILHGHQGDLDQLRRSIGAGPWDWVVLGQPKRLEIDKLARVIYVGGITREYPPDSRGYLVLTDSSHYIRSLKA is encoded by the coding sequence GTGAAAACTTTAGTCTTAAGTAATATAAGGTTCCCAGAACCCCACATAGAGAGCACATTATCTACAATAATAAAGAAGGAGGAACCGGAGACAATAGTGCTGGACGGCGATACAACTCAGTGTTATTGGGATTACGAATGTCCTAGAGTAATAGATGTGCTGTACGTTATAAGGAGCATTGCACCGTGGGCCCAAGTTGTCTACGTTCAGGGCGATATGGATCCACACGCAGTGAAATGCATAACCGCAGAGCCTAGATACAGGGAAGAGATAATTGGAACTACAATGTACATAACTGAGGCAGCTTCAGTGAAGTACTACATTCTTCATGGTCATCAGGGAGACCTTGACCAATTGAGGAGGAGTATCGGAGCTGGACCTTGGGATTGGGTAGTCTTAGGACAGCCAAAAAGGCTAGAAATAGACAAGTTAGCCAGAGTAATATATGTTGGCGGAATAACTAGGGAATATCCTCCAGATAGCAGAGGCTATCTAGTGCTAACGGACTCATCTCATTACATAAGGAGCCTCAAGGCCTAA
- a CDS encoding DUF2070 family protein, which produces MSREPNFGIDDLPEQLWEEIIKYNNFVVDTHNTFLSRDFDKIEIEDLKEFLREKRQGTSQKKLYIGYAESLLPNNCDGYCNKRIRTFVISDGEKKIAIVYFYANNSERETRDIIAKSGEGLVDRTIMVTPDDHSCAGSSMVATYLPARPCDNMYNIVRKTIEDALSSVKEVSRISFMVVKLRAKMIGKIISSMLEGLEKVGNFVSRTFWVPLALPYFVFALFLYFLN; this is translated from the coding sequence ATTTCTAGAGAGCCCAATTTCGGGATTGATGACCTACCAGAGCAACTTTGGGAAGAAATTATTAAATACAATAATTTTGTAGTAGACACTCATAACACGTTCTTAAGCAGGGACTTTGATAAGATTGAAATTGAGGATCTAAAAGAATTCTTAAGGGAAAAAAGACAGGGAACAAGCCAAAAGAAGCTATACATAGGTTATGCTGAGAGCTTGTTACCAAATAACTGCGATGGGTATTGTAACAAGAGAATCAGAACATTTGTTATAAGCGACGGTGAGAAAAAGATAGCCATAGTTTACTTCTACGCCAACAACTCTGAACGCGAAACTAGGGATATAATAGCCAAATCTGGTGAAGGTCTAGTAGATAGAACAATAATGGTGACCCCTGACGATCATTCTTGCGCCGGTTCTTCAATGGTCGCAACATATCTTCCTGCAAGACCTTGCGACAACATGTATAACATAGTAAGGAAAACAATAGAGGATGCATTGTCCTCAGTGAAGGAGGTCTCAAGAATTTCCTTTATGGTAGTAAAACTAAGGGCAAAAATGATCGGAAAAATAATTTCCTCCATGCTGGAAGGATTGGAAAAAGTAGGTAATTTCGTATCTAGGACCTTCTGGGTTCCATTGGCTCTTCCATATTTCGTATTTGCCTTATTTTTATATTTCTTAAATTGA
- a CDS encoding digeranylgeranylglycerophospholipid reductase yields the protein MKDLKYDVLIIGGGLAGSSTAWHLSGKGIKVLLIDSKPWNRIGDKPCGDAVSKEHFDNLGLPYPEGDQLEGKIEGIKLYSPDMKTEWTVKGEGFELNAPAYTQRLLKEAQDKGVEVMDNTTSMKPLVEGGKVVGSIIYNRRTNETLEVRANVTVDATGYSMSFRSKLPQQLPVTEPLDDRDADVAYREVLYTKDEIEDYKYLKIFVSQKASPGGYWWYFPKGPNKVNVGLGIQGGMGYPSIHDFYQKYLDQYAPDVDKDRLVVKGGALVPTRRPLATIVWDGMAVIGDSAFTVNPVHGGGKGSAMISGFCVARSIMGALEKNDYSKESMWDANLCYIERYGAKQASLDLFRRFLQKLSDEDIDYGMRKKVIKEEDLLVASEKGDLQLSVAEKATRVIAGLGRPSLLMKLKTVAEYMKKIKEQYKSYPQDPKELMIWKSQTDSIILDFNKSI from the coding sequence TTGAAGGACTTAAAGTACGACGTCCTCATTATAGGTGGAGGATTAGCTGGTTCTTCTACTGCATGGCACCTTTCTGGGAAGGGAATAAAGGTTCTTCTAATTGACAGCAAGCCTTGGAATAGAATAGGGGACAAACCTTGTGGAGACGCAGTAAGTAAGGAGCATTTCGATAATTTAGGTCTTCCATATCCTGAAGGTGATCAACTTGAAGGCAAAATTGAGGGCATAAAGCTGTATAGCCCAGACATGAAGACGGAGTGGACTGTAAAAGGAGAAGGTTTCGAGTTGAACGCTCCAGCTTACACTCAACGCCTATTGAAGGAAGCTCAGGATAAGGGAGTTGAAGTAATGGATAATACAACATCAATGAAGCCTTTAGTTGAAGGAGGAAAGGTTGTAGGATCCATAATTTACAACAGAAGGACAAACGAGACTCTCGAGGTTAGAGCTAACGTCACTGTAGACGCCACTGGTTATTCAATGAGCTTCAGAAGTAAATTGCCTCAGCAATTACCCGTAACTGAACCCTTAGACGACAGAGATGCAGATGTAGCATATAGAGAAGTCCTTTATACTAAGGATGAAATTGAAGACTATAAGTATCTCAAAATATTTGTCTCACAGAAGGCCTCTCCTGGAGGGTATTGGTGGTATTTTCCTAAAGGTCCTAACAAGGTCAACGTCGGTTTAGGAATACAAGGAGGAATGGGATATCCTAGCATACACGACTTTTATCAGAAGTATTTAGATCAATATGCCCCCGACGTCGATAAGGATAGGTTGGTGGTAAAGGGAGGAGCATTAGTTCCAACTAGAAGACCTCTTGCCACGATAGTCTGGGATGGAATGGCGGTTATAGGAGATTCAGCTTTCACTGTAAATCCAGTTCATGGAGGTGGTAAAGGTTCTGCTATGATTTCAGGTTTCTGTGTTGCGAGATCTATAATGGGTGCATTAGAAAAAAATGACTACAGCAAGGAGTCCATGTGGGATGCAAATCTATGTTATATTGAAAGGTATGGTGCCAAGCAGGCCAGTCTAGATCTATTTAGACGCTTCTTACAGAAGCTTTCCGATGAGGATATAGACTACGGAATGAGGAAGAAGGTGATAAAGGAGGAGGACCTTTTGGTGGCCAGTGAAAAAGGCGACTTGCAACTTTCTGTTGCGGAGAAAGCTACTAGGGTAATTGCAGGGCTAGGCAGGCCATCACTATTGATGAAACTTAAGACGGTCGCCGAGTACATGAAGAAGATTAAGGAACAATACAAGTCATATCCTCAAGATCCTAAGGAACTAATGATATGGAAATCCCAAACTGATTCCATCATCTTAGATTTTAATAAGTCAATTTAA